One Helianthus annuus cultivar XRQ/B chromosome 12, HanXRQr2.0-SUNRISE, whole genome shotgun sequence genomic region harbors:
- the LOC118485140 gene encoding secreted RxLR effector protein 161-like, which produces MEGVPYASAIGSIMYAMVCTRPDVSYALSMTSRYQQNPGVAHWTAVKNILKYLRRTKDMFLIFGGVNEELTVKCYTDASFQTDRDTSRSQTGFVFTLNGGAVSWKSSKQSVVADSTTESEYIAASDAAKEAAWMKKFITDLDVVPSIMKPIQIFCDNTGAIAQAKEPRSHHKAKRILRKFHYIREIVERGDIVISKIDTDQNLADPFTKPMTQEKHDRHMDAIGLRLASEMF; this is translated from the coding sequence ATGGAAGGAGTTCCATATGCTTCAGCGATTGGTTCTATCATGTATGCTATGGTATGTACTCGACCAGACGTCTCGTATGCTTTGAGCATGACCAGCCGTTACCAGCAGAACCCTGGGGTTGCCCACTGGACTGCAGTTAAGAACATCCTTAAGTACTTGAGAAGGACAAAAGATATGTTCTTGATATTTGGAGGAGTCAATGAGGAGCTCACTGTAAAATGTTACACTGATGCTAGTTTTCAAACTGATCGAGATACCTCTCGCTCACAAACGGGTTTCGTGTTCACTCTCAACGGAGGAGCTGTCTCATGGAAAAGCTCCAAGCAGAGTGTTGTAGCTGATTCTACCACGGAATCTGAGTACATTGCCGCATCAGATGCCGCAAAGGAAGCTGCTTGGATGAAGAAGTTCATAACCGATCTCGATGTGGTTCCAAGTATCATGAAACCCATCCAGATATTTTGTGATAACACAGGTGCTATTGCTCAAGCCAAGGAGCCTAGATCACATCACAAAGCCAAGCGCATTTTGAGAAAATTTCACTACATACGTGAGATTGTGGAACGTGGAGACATCGTTATAAGCAAAATTGACACAGATCAAAACTTAGCTGACCCATTTACTAAGCCAATGACTCAAGAGAAACATGACCGTCATATGGATGCTATTGGGCTTAGATTAGCTAGTGAaatgttttga